CAAAATATCATGTGTACTCAGTCAAATCTCAACATAACGATGATACATATCTTGTTCCAAAAGAGTTCCTGCTGGTAAGTTTGATTAGTCAAGGAGTGCCTGATATATTTCTGATGTATAGAAGACACTCACTTTGACTTTGCAGcttatcatcttcagatgctgATGTTTCCTGGGGTCCATGGGGACATCAGGTTTTACAGCAGAATTGTTGtctcaaaatgtttttcctccaaaatttAATTAATcgtagaaaaaaaaaccaaagcccTCTCCTGTATTCTTCAGGACACTTCAAAGTTCTTCATCTCCATTAGCATTAAGTTTATCAATCCAAATTTTTATCTACTTTAATTCAGTTCTAGCATTCAGCCTTATTTCCTATGGAAACACAGTTTGTTCCGCCTGTCTGACTGAGCTTTGCCAATCCCCTCCAGAAGCAGCCGTAACTCCTGGCATCTGTAATTTAGTTTTAGAATAAATACGTAAAAATCCTGGCATACTGGATGGGTTCCTATACAGACAACAGGGACACTTGGTTGAAAACTGTACGCATTTGGGCTTCtagaagatgaaaatgttttcctgaatAATTCACAcaaatacagacagaaaaaaaggaggggatCGCTGAGTCATGGAGTTGTTAGTTTTAAGATAGGACAGAACTGGAATAGGCTCTGGAGAATTAAATTGAGAAGGTAAAAAGTCACCCTCCAGGTTCCTCAGCAAAACTCAGTTGTCTTATGCCTGAGATTTCTTACACTGTGCTACACAGTCAACAGCCAGAACGAACACCCAAAAATAGGGAAAGTGACAATTTTCATCTTCATACCTGAGAAAGTCTGGTGCTTTGGAAATCATGTTTTCAAAATCTGCAAATCCTAATTTGCCATCACCATCCATGTCAGCTTCTTCTATCACTTTCTCACAAACCAGAgtgatttcttctgctgttaGCTCTTCTCGGGTCAGCTTATTGAGGGTTTTTTCCAGGTCTGCTTTACAAATGAAGTTATCTGTGTTAAAATCTGAATAgtaaaagaagcaaagaaaagatcATCGGCTACTCTCACACtcctttattttcagcaaaCACATAGAAAACACATGCAAAAGTATCTCAATACGTTACCATAGATCTTAAAGGCATAGATAGCTTTGAGCTCTCTGGGTGCCATTTCACTGAGCACAGAGAACATGTCCACAAAATCATTGAAGCTGAGGCTCCCCTCTCCATCTTCCGAGAAAGATTCCACAATCCTTTCCTTAAAGGGATTCTCCTGTAAATACAAACTTCTTAttacttcaaacaaacaaataaagcagtATCAGCAAAAAATGCATACTCCTTGCAAATAACTGGTAGCTGGTAGGTTGAAGATCACTTCTCAAAGATAACTTTTTCCTTCCAACAGTTTACATTTGCATGTTATGGCACTAAGTGTCAGTAAGGCACACTGCTGCGCAGAACTACTTGCCTAGATTTTCTCAGCTCCATTGCTGCTCGTTTTCCATATACTGGTGTTGACCTCATTTCTCTTGCAAGTAGCACCTGCTTTATGAATGTTAAAGATACTAAGCATGTGAATATCATTTGCATAAAATTGGTTCCCGACAGGCTGCCATAGTGATAAAGTCAAAAGAATTACTATTCCTGCATTATGAAGCTGGTAGGTGCAGACTGCATGACAGTAGAAAAAAACCAAGGGGAAAGTCAGTAAAACAAATGGAGACCTCACACCTCTGCTAGCACCTGACCCAAGGCTGGAGGAATTATTACTACTTATGAAAGCACTTTAAGAAGTAAACATAGCTACCTACCTGCTTAATGCAGAACCACCAGGGAACCATCAATCAAAGCAAGCCTGTTTATTAAGGATGCAGAATTGTATCCCCGGCAGCATCTTGTAGAAAGGGCTTTCATTATCACTGctataaaaaaaatccaacctcCGGCTGAAATGAATATGAATTCTAGAATTTTAAACTAAATCTCAGCTCTTCAGTGGTGATTCTAAGATCCTATTGCAGCACCTTACCAATGCAATTGGTAAAAGCCACTCTCAAAAGGCAGCACCCTAAAACCATAAACACAAGAGCTAGCAAGCACATAGCCCAATTCTTGTAAGGTACTTCATGCTAAATGTAAGACATCAGTCAATAGCACAAGCCTATTGTGTTTAAGGACACAGCCTGGTAGAATCAGAAAGTCTAGATTCTGTGATATGTATCCTAATGAAGAGTTCCAAGAATCTCCATTCCTTGAGAAACGCTGTAAATGTGCCTGCTCATACTAAGTGGTCACATCGCAGACTTCTTAGCTGCAGTAATGAAACTATGCCCCTCTGTGTCCTCCTTGTGTGTCAGTTACGTGTCACATGCAACACGCTGCTTTCAGTAAATTTCAGTTTCTAAGGATTCTTGTTAAAAGACCAGCATAACAAATGTGAGTTGTGGTTGTGCACACAGACAACATTTCAAAGCACATCTAGTTCCTGGAAAGCagcattcctttctttttcaggtgATTGGTCATGTGTGGACTCACTATTGGATGACTCCTTGCAATGTGTTCCAAGATGCAATTACAGAGAAATGGTGAGACATCTGGGTGCAAGGCCTGGTTTGAAAAAGCCTGTCTTACACCTAAGTACACTTAGCAAGTCAAACCACCTGGGAAATGTAAGAGCATATTCTGGCAGCCTTGCTGGCTATAACTTTGAGGTACTCACATACAAAAGCTAAAAGAGTTATTCACATTCTCAGATCATACCTGATTTATAAGGAATTGCTACTTAATGGCAGCACAGGTCTCAGCATACATTAACTACTTAATGAGATGCCCTTGAGCCTCACATTCTGCACTCCAAGACTCCCTTCCATGGTAAAAACTGGAGTCTGCCAAAAGGCAAACAGCCACCCAATGGCAAACAACACAGTTGTGTTTGTCAGCCTTTTGCGGGTGGGTGAGTTCTCAGAAATCAGATCTGGAAGTGTAATTTCTTTAAACAATCATGAACACCAGGGATTTTAGTACTCCTAAATATCAAGATAACTCCAACCTTTCCGGCTAAGATAATGGCAGATTAAGGTTGTTTCAGAAGATATCACAAGTAGGAACCACAGAGTCATGGTCCCAAATGACAGACCATTAAATTAGTCAATACTACATAATACTACATAAAAATTCTGACGTACAGAGCTAACTAACTCCACAATAAGAAACATTCCTAGAGATTTCCAAGGGTAAAGATTAAGgacctcactgtgctctgagCTTCATACGTGAGGCTGCACTCACTgttcagaggcagaaaaaagtaggtcaaagaaaaatgaaatgcatcagTGGGTACTGCAAGGGGTATCTGGGAGAGAGAGCTTGGAAATACATGTCCTGTGAATATGGATATAGACAGTTGCTCCAGAAAAAAACTAATTGATTCTGTTGCTTCAATTGTTTTTCAGTGATCAGCTTATCACCAGGACAAAGCAGGATTCAGTTCAACCCACTTTCCTCCTCAAAGCACATAAATAAGAATGTACCTGttaaatgtataaatattaGGGAACGCTCAGTACAACAACAAGTTAGAAACGCTATTGGTCTGATTTCTATAATGCTACATCACTTCCTTCAGAACCAACCCCATCAGAACTAAGTGTCATAGCTCATGTTATAAACTGACATCTTAGAGGCAGCATTGAGTAACAAACAAGGACTACACAGATGCAAATATCCCTATCAGCAGTGAATATCAAACCCAGGACTTTCTCATTCCAAGTGCTGGCCCTGATCTCACAAAGTATACTGCGGCTGTGTAAGATGAATTAGCTGCTTGACACATTAGAGGTCTTGAAAACACCTGTAACTCAGCAATGAATTAAAAGGACCTGGGTGTATTTCTTAAGTAACTCTTTGCTAAATGTATCTCTAAAAcctaaatgaaaaacaaaatctttcctCATATTGATTCCCTTCCTTTAACTTTCTCATATTGTGTGTCTTCGGGCAGTATATCTGTAGTTTACACAATGGAAAGTATTAGTTTACCTTCACAGATACTTTTCACATCCTTTCTGTAATTTCATTACCTCTACTCTAAAGAGCACAGATTAAGGTTCCAtcatatttaaaggaaaagccATGGGGGGAGGGAGCAGTGGGGAAAATGATACTGTTCCTTCATAGATTGCTTTCCTTCAAGTACTAATTGCTTAAGAAAGAATCCTTTTACATCAGGAAACCTACTTTTAAGATGGTAAAAAGCTTTTTCCATCCTCTTGCAATAAAAGCAAGAGACAGAAGCAAGGAAGAACTGTTACAGCTTAAACTCAGCTGTTTTGCAGATTGTTGATGTTGAAGCCACTTGAGATAATTCTTGTAAAAGAGCTATCTATCTTCTTAACTATTGCCTTTTCTACTCAGACAACCATGTTTCTACATAGTTTTAACACACCATCACATAATTCTGGCGTATGGACTTAGAACACAATATGATAACTCATGACAACTAGTTTTCTAAGAAcaaaaagccaggctggatgtggctctgggcagcctggtctggtggttggcggccctgcacatagcagggggctgaaatcagatgatcactgtggtccttttcaacccaggccattctgtgattctatgaatactATCGGCCTCATGCCAGGGGTTGCAGTCAAATCTTACCAAATTATTTTGTTAGTCACACCTTGCTCTCATTTCcaacaaatgtgaaaaaaaacaaccatgaaaaCACTGTGTTGTCCTCTTGCCTCACCCATTTTGCAATCATCTCGCAGCTTGACCAATTTACTCAAAGCA
This window of the Excalfactoria chinensis isolate bCotChi1 chromosome 10, bCotChi1.hap2, whole genome shotgun sequence genome carries:
- the CIB2 gene encoding calcium and integrin-binding family member 2 isoform X2, coding for MAIVKTAGVAGAILGAESPPESDSSAPPGTPDVPVSRPKTPVAMAWTCFSSLAALRAPRTKPQENPFKERIVESFSEDGEGSLSFNDFVDMFSVLSEMAPRELKAIYAFKIYDFNTDNFICKADLEKTLNKLTREELTAEEITLVCEKVIEEADMDGDGKLGFADFENMISKAPDFLSTFHIRI
- the CIB2 gene encoding calcium and integrin-binding family member 2 isoform X1; protein product: MGNKQTIFTDEQLDAYQDCTFFTRKEILRLHGRYHEMAPNVVPMDYTKDPDVKLPMQLIINMPELKENPFKERIVESFSEDGEGSLSFNDFVDMFSVLSEMAPRELKAIYAFKIYDFNTDNFICKADLEKTLNKLTREELTAEEITLVCEKVIEEADMDGDGKLGFADFENMISKAPDFLSTFHIRI